One part of the Thermodesulfobacterium commune DSM 2178 genome encodes these proteins:
- the yihA gene encoding ribosome biogenesis GTP-binding protein YihA/YsxC, whose translation MFKHIEFVKSVFKLEDLPPPEFPEIAFLGRSNVGKSSLINAFLNRKKVAKVSSTPGFTKALNFFRIDFKFYLVDLPGYGFAKVPVEVKKHWQYLVEGYLKAVRDFRNLVLIFDIRRNPDEADIQLVEFVKHLKKPHCIVLNKIDTLSFREVERQASVYQKTFKPNPETPLFLISCKESKGIPQLRSHLLSCLGFKNN comes from the coding sequence ATGTTTAAGCATATCGAGTTTGTTAAAAGTGTTTTTAAGTTAGAGGACCTGCCTCCTCCAGAATTTCCTGAAATTGCCTTTTTAGGAAGGTCAAACGTAGGTAAATCCTCTTTAATCAATGCCTTTTTAAACCGTAAAAAGGTAGCCAAAGTGTCCTCTACTCCTGGCTTTACCAAAGCCTTAAACTTTTTTAGAATAGATTTTAAGTTTTATTTAGTAGACCTACCTGGTTACGGGTTTGCTAAAGTCCCTGTTGAGGTAAAAAAACACTGGCAATACCTGGTAGAGGGATATTTAAAAGCAGTGAGAGACTTTAGAAATCTTGTACTTATTTTTGATATAAGACGTAATCCCGATGAAGCAGACATCCAGCTGGTTGAGTTTGTAAAACACCTTAAAAAACCTCACTGTATAGTCTTAAACAAGATAGATACTTTATCCTTTAGAGAAGTAGAACGTCAAGCCTCTGTTTATCAAAAAACATTCAAACCTAATCCAGAAACCCCTCTTTTCCTAATCTCCTGTAAAGAATCTAAGGGGATACCCCAGTTAAGATCTCATCTCTTGTCTTGTTTGGGCTTTAAAAATAATTGA
- a CDS encoding carbohydrate kinase family protein, translated as MFDFVGCGALNWDIFFEVEDLEVLKEKNIPAIPGGEIALERKEFLEVLNFLEKKGNFLFEGGGGSAANTLYALSLWGFRCSFLGAVGEDSFGKKILEEFSSVNLVSEYIIKKGTTSLALIILSPYRDRFILVSPGDAEKYLPSLLSTKVLPTGVYHFSSFASKEGRNFQLNLLSKVNPLCFDPGRIYTALGWEFLLPWLKKTKHLFITEEELSMLDKNPYDLLELGIEKIFLKQGKKGATLVSRDRVITASSLKIEKVVDNTGAGDYFNAGVLAGIALGLPDERALNLGIYTAGISLRDYGRRGCLNKKEFQNYVSLLK; from the coding sequence ATGTTTGATTTCGTAGGTTGTGGGGCGCTTAATTGGGATATTTTTTTTGAGGTAGAAGACCTTGAGGTTTTAAAGGAAAAAAACATACCAGCTATACCAGGAGGTGAAATAGCCTTAGAAAGAAAGGAATTTTTAGAGGTGCTTAATTTTTTAGAGAAAAAAGGCAACTTTTTGTTTGAAGGAGGAGGTGGGTCTGCAGCTAATACCCTTTATGCCCTTAGTCTTTGGGGGTTTAGGTGTAGTTTTTTAGGGGCGGTGGGAGAAGATTCTTTTGGTAAGAAGATTTTAGAAGAATTTTCTTCGGTAAACCTTGTTTCTGAGTATATCATAAAAAAAGGAACTACCAGTTTAGCTTTGATAATCTTAAGCCCATATCGTGACAGGTTTATCCTCGTAAGTCCAGGGGATGCAGAAAAATACCTCCCTTCCCTTTTATCAACCAAGGTCTTACCTACAGGGGTTTACCACTTTTCTTCCTTTGCCTCTAAAGAAGGAAGAAATTTTCAGCTAAATCTTCTTAGCAAGGTTAATCCTCTTTGTTTTGACCCAGGTAGAATATACACCGCTTTGGGATGGGAGTTCCTTTTGCCTTGGCTAAAAAAGACTAAACATCTTTTTATCACAGAAGAAGAACTGAGCATGTTAGATAAAAACCCTTATGACCTTTTAGAGTTAGGGATAGAAAAGATATTTTTAAAACAAGGCAAAAAGGGAGCAACCTTGGTGAGTAGGGATAGGGTTATCACAGCCTCAAGTCTAAAGATAGAAAAGGTGGTAGATAATACCGGGGCAGGCGATTATTTTAACGCTGGGGTGCTTGCAGGTATAGCCTTAGGATTGCCTGACGAAAGAGCTTTAAACCTTGGGATTTATACCGCAGGAATAAGCCTCAGGGATTACGGAAGAAGGGGTTGCTTAAACAAAAAGGAGTTTCAAAATTATGTAAGTTTGTTAAAATAA
- a CDS encoding TldD/PmbA family protein — MSEVDLKYLKSLTQEWFKDAFYGDLYLERVETLKIVVEPDRIDEVNWGVEEGSAIRKITPEFTNKLYFSNGFFEKGLRELILQTKRPCEEEVSKKLTTRLEYLEELKKKVWSTKEIKHYRLFYSEVVKEVWIFTSEGKFLSDKREYTKLGVIVVAEKDGRLERGYEVAGRKMNFEQVKDLEEFLVLPERASRLAVKMLSAKKAPAGVMPVVLAGQAGGTMIHEAVGHGLEADHAEEGLSVYSGKIGEKVASPLITVVDDPTIEGLYGSYQVDDEGVYAQPVVLIENGRLKTYLYDRLTAFKYQKTPNGHGRRQDYRCIPIPRMANTYIAKGPHKPEEILKSIEKGILVKKMGGGEVNPLTGDFVFEVREGYYIDKGEIAYPVKGATLVGNGPKVLEIIDMVGEDLHFEPGVCGKDGQGVPVSDGQPTLRIPELTVGGIVE; from the coding sequence ATGTCAGAAGTTGACCTAAAATATTTAAAAAGTCTTACTCAAGAATGGTTTAAAGACGCTTTTTATGGAGACCTTTACTTAGAAAGGGTTGAAACTCTTAAAATAGTGGTTGAGCCAGACAGAATAGACGAGGTCAACTGGGGAGTAGAAGAAGGCTCAGCCATAAGAAAAATCACCCCAGAGTTTACCAACAAACTCTATTTTTCTAATGGATTTTTTGAGAAAGGTTTAAGAGAGTTGATTTTACAGACAAAAAGACCTTGTGAGGAAGAGGTTTCTAAAAAACTAACCACCAGGCTTGAATATTTAGAAGAATTAAAAAAGAAGGTTTGGTCTACGAAAGAGATAAAACACTATCGTCTTTTTTATAGCGAGGTCGTAAAAGAAGTATGGATTTTTACCTCAGAGGGAAAATTTTTGTCTGATAAAAGGGAATATACCAAGTTGGGAGTGATAGTGGTTGCAGAAAAGGACGGTAGGCTTGAGAGAGGTTATGAGGTCGCAGGGAGAAAGATGAACTTTGAACAGGTAAAGGATTTAGAAGAGTTTTTAGTTCTTCCTGAACGAGCCTCAAGGTTGGCTGTGAAGATGCTTTCAGCTAAGAAAGCTCCTGCTGGGGTTATGCCTGTAGTTTTAGCAGGTCAGGCAGGAGGAACGATGATACATGAGGCTGTAGGGCATGGTCTTGAGGCAGACCATGCAGAAGAGGGGCTTTCGGTTTATTCAGGTAAAATTGGGGAAAAAGTAGCCAGTCCTTTGATTACGGTGGTTGACGACCCAACGATAGAAGGTCTTTATGGTTCTTATCAGGTGGATGACGAAGGGGTTTATGCTCAACCGGTAGTTTTGATAGAGAACGGAAGGCTTAAAACCTATCTTTATGACAGGTTAACCGCATTTAAGTACCAGAAAACACCTAATGGACATGGAAGAAGGCAAGATTATAGGTGTATCCCTATACCTCGCATGGCCAATACCTATATAGCCAAAGGTCCTCATAAGCCTGAAGAGATCCTTAAAAGTATAGAAAAAGGGATTTTAGTAAAAAAAATGGGCGGAGGGGAGGTTAATCCTTTAACAGGAGATTTTGTGTTTGAAGTAAGAGAGGGTTATTACATAGATAAAGGAGAGATAGCCTATCCTGTTAAAGGTGCTACTTTAGTAGGGAACGGTCCCAAAGTATTAGAAATCATAGACATGGTAGGGGAGGATTTACATTTTGAGCCTGGGGTTTGTGGGAAAGACGGCCAAGGGGTTCCTGTTTCAGACGGCCAACCTACTCTAAGAATCCCTGAGTTGACTGTCGGAGGTATAGTAGAGTAA
- the purF gene encoding amidophosphoribosyltransferase produces the protein MCGLFGIFGVEEAANYTYFGLYSLQHRGQESAGIAVYDGETIREWKALGLVSEVFNEEILKGLKGKVAIGHVRYSTTGSSIVQNAQPFCVSFAKKKIAIAHNGNLVNAYQIRCSLEEEGHIFQTTMDSEVIIHLVVRNLKKGLVEAIAETMKKIKGAYSVLLLYDDTLVAFRDPWGFRPLCLGIINGGYVIASETCAFDLIGAQYLREVAPGEILVITQEGLKSYFPFKKEKFPKSHCVFEFIYFARPDSHIFGKTVYPVRKQLGKNLYKECPLEADFVMPFPDSGTYAAIGYSQASGIPLEFGMIRNHYIGRTFIQPSQRLRDLSVKMKLNPVKELIKNREIIIVDDSLVRGTTSKNRFRGIKELGPKKVHFLLSCPPIRFPCFFGIDFPSRSELIAAKHSVEEIRKFLDIDTLYYLSIEGLVDALGDLRNKLCLACFTGEYPIEVDFSFKKDIAEA, from the coding sequence ATGTGTGGACTTTTTGGGATATTTGGTGTAGAAGAAGCAGCTAACTATACATATTTTGGGCTTTATTCACTTCAACACAGAGGTCAAGAAAGTGCTGGGATTGCAGTTTATGATGGAGAAACCATAAGAGAGTGGAAGGCCTTAGGGCTGGTAAGTGAGGTTTTTAATGAGGAGATTTTGAAAGGTCTTAAAGGAAAGGTAGCTATCGGTCATGTGAGATATTCTACCACAGGGTCAAGTATAGTACAAAATGCTCAGCCTTTTTGTGTGAGTTTTGCTAAAAAAAAGATAGCCATAGCTCACAACGGAAATCTAGTCAACGCCTATCAGATCAGGTGCTCCCTCGAGGAAGAAGGACATATCTTTCAAACCACGATGGATAGTGAGGTTATTATTCATTTAGTCGTGAGAAACCTTAAAAAAGGTCTGGTAGAGGCTATTGCTGAGACTATGAAAAAAATAAAGGGAGCCTATTCTGTCCTTCTTCTTTACGATGACACCTTGGTTGCCTTTAGAGATCCTTGGGGTTTTCGTCCCCTTTGTTTAGGGATAATTAACGGAGGTTATGTGATAGCCTCTGAGACCTGCGCGTTTGACCTTATCGGGGCTCAGTATTTAAGAGAGGTAGCCCCAGGGGAGATTTTGGTTATAACTCAAGAAGGGCTAAAATCTTATTTTCCCTTTAAAAAAGAAAAGTTTCCCAAGAGTCACTGTGTTTTTGAGTTTATCTATTTTGCCAGGCCTGATAGCCATATCTTTGGCAAAACCGTATATCCTGTAAGAAAACAGTTAGGAAAAAATCTTTATAAAGAATGTCCTTTAGAGGCAGATTTTGTGATGCCCTTTCCTGATTCAGGTACTTATGCAGCCATCGGATATTCACAGGCAAGTGGTATCCCTCTTGAGTTTGGAATGATAAGGAATCATTACATAGGAAGGACTTTTATCCAGCCTTCACAACGTCTTAGGGATCTTTCTGTAAAGATGAAATTAAACCCGGTAAAGGAACTTATCAAAAATAGAGAAATTATTATAGTAGATGATTCCTTGGTAAGAGGAACAACCAGTAAAAACCGATTTAGAGGGATAAAGGAGCTTGGGCCAAAAAAGGTTCATTTTTTGCTTTCTTGTCCCCCGATAAGGTTCCCTTGCTTTTTTGGAATAGATTTCCCTTCAAGGTCAGAGCTTATTGCAGCTAAACATAGTGTGGAAGAAATAAGAAAGTTTTTAGACATAGATACCCTTTATTATCTCAGTATAGAAGGGTTGGTTGATGCGTTAGGTGATCTAAGAAACAAATTATGTTTAGCCTGTTTTACCGGGGAATATCCGATAGAGGTTGATTTTAGTTTTAAAAAAGACATCGCAGAGGCATAA
- a CDS encoding menaquinone biosynthesis decarboxylase, with the protein MSSFKSLQEFLQVLEQEKELIRVKEEVSPELEITEITDRVCKKFGPALLFEKVKGYKIPVVTNLMGSYKRICLALRVKDLDELGKEVAEFIEVTKPGSFFEKLKLVPKLLRASNLFPKKVEKAPCQEIVWEGDEVDLYKLPILKCWPKDGGPFITLPCVITKDPETGTYNVGMYRMQVFSKNETGMHWQIHKTGAKHYRKAEKKGERLPVAVAIGPDPAIIYAATAPLPEDIDEFLLAGFLRRSPVELVKCLTVPLEVPAESQIVLEGYVEPFERRLEGPFGDHTGYYTPPDYYPVFRVTCITLRKDAIYPATIVGKPPQEDCFLGKATERLFLPLLKKILPEIIDIHLPWEGVFHNLAFVSIDKRYPGHAFKVASALWGLGQMMFTKIIVVVDKEVNVQNISEVLFYMSGNVDPERDIMIVKGPVDALDHASPYPAYGSKMCIDATRKWREEGYLREWPEEAVMSDEIKAKVEKVWKKIEEQMRRLK; encoded by the coding sequence ATGTCAAGTTTTAAAAGTTTACAAGAGTTTTTACAGGTGCTGGAACAGGAAAAGGAGTTAATAAGGGTTAAAGAAGAGGTTTCTCCTGAACTTGAGATAACCGAGATTACCGACAGAGTTTGTAAAAAATTTGGCCCAGCCCTTTTGTTCGAAAAAGTAAAGGGCTATAAAATTCCTGTGGTTACCAACCTTATGGGAAGTTACAAAAGGATATGTTTAGCCCTGAGGGTAAAGGATCTTGATGAGCTTGGAAAAGAGGTTGCCGAGTTTATAGAGGTAACAAAACCTGGGTCTTTTTTTGAGAAATTAAAGCTTGTCCCGAAGCTTTTACGTGCCTCCAATCTTTTTCCTAAAAAGGTTGAAAAAGCCCCCTGTCAGGAGATAGTTTGGGAGGGAGATGAGGTAGATCTCTACAAACTTCCCATACTTAAATGCTGGCCTAAGGACGGAGGTCCTTTTATAACACTTCCTTGTGTGATCACCAAGGATCCTGAAACCGGGACTTATAACGTAGGTATGTACCGGATGCAGGTGTTTAGTAAGAATGAAACCGGTATGCACTGGCAAATACATAAGACCGGGGCTAAGCACTATAGAAAAGCAGAAAAAAAAGGAGAAAGGTTGCCGGTAGCTGTAGCTATAGGCCCTGACCCTGCAATTATCTATGCAGCCACAGCTCCTTTACCTGAAGACATAGACGAGTTTTTGTTAGCAGGATTTTTAAGAAGGTCTCCGGTTGAACTGGTAAAATGTTTGACTGTGCCCCTTGAGGTGCCTGCAGAAAGTCAGATCGTCCTTGAAGGATATGTAGAGCCCTTCGAAAGAAGGCTTGAAGGCCCTTTTGGAGATCATACTGGCTATTACACCCCTCCAGACTATTACCCTGTGTTTAGAGTTACCTGTATCACCTTAAGAAAGGATGCTATCTATCCGGCTACCATCGTAGGTAAACCTCCTCAAGAGGATTGTTTTCTTGGTAAGGCTACAGAAAGGTTGTTTTTGCCTCTGCTAAAAAAGATCCTTCCCGAAATAATAGATATTCATCTTCCTTGGGAGGGAGTTTTTCATAACTTAGCCTTTGTATCAATAGATAAAAGATATCCAGGTCATGCCTTTAAAGTAGCCTCAGCCTTATGGGGCCTTGGGCAGATGATGTTTACCAAAATAATCGTGGTGGTTGACAAAGAGGTAAACGTTCAGAATATAAGTGAGGTGCTGTTTTACATGTCAGGCAACGTAGACCCAGAAAGGGATATCATGATAGTTAAAGGACCGGTTGATGCCCTTGACCATGCAAGCCCTTATCCAGCCTATGGGTCTAAGATGTGTATCGATGCTACCAGAAAATGGAGAGAAGAGGGATATTTAAGGGAATGGCCAGAAGAGGCGGTTATGTCTGATGAAATCAAAGCTAAGGTTGAAAAGGTTTGGAAAAAAATCGAGGAACAGATGAGGAGGTTAAAATAA
- a CDS encoding metallophosphoesterase, producing MLVGVISDTHDNIFNTEKAIKVAQQKGCEILFHCGDLISPFMIPLLASFQKEVHLIVGNNQGDIALMYEHLKKYPWVKFHGEQAFLEIKGVNVAMVHYPKLAYVLAKSHEFDYVFCGHTHKFEVKEIGKALVVNPGEVLGKEGVPTMVVLDLTSKTWEKLDLL from the coding sequence ATGTTGGTTGGGGTTATCAGTGATACCCATGACAACATTTTTAACACAGAAAAGGCTATAAAGGTTGCTCAACAAAAAGGCTGTGAAATCCTTTTCCACTGTGGAGACCTTATTTCTCCTTTTATGATACCTCTGTTAGCTTCTTTTCAGAAAGAGGTACATCTTATCGTTGGAAATAATCAAGGAGATATAGCCTTGATGTATGAACATCTTAAAAAATATCCGTGGGTTAAGTTTCACGGAGAGCAGGCGTTTTTAGAGATAAAGGGTGTTAATGTAGCGATGGTGCATTACCCTAAACTTGCCTATGTTTTAGCCAAGAGTCATGAGTTTGATTATGTTTTTTGTGGTCATACCCATAAGTTTGAAGTAAAAGAGATAGGAAAGGCCTTGGTGGTGAACCCAGGAGAGGTTTTGGGGAAAGAAGGTGTTCCTACTATGGTAGTCCTTGATTTAACCTCTAAGACCTGGGAAAAATTAGACCTTCTGTAA
- a CDS encoding proline--tRNA ligase, whose amino-acid sequence MRLSRYFMPTLREDPSEAETVSHKLLLRAGMIRKLASGIYNFLPLGFKALKKIEQIVREEMNKAGALEILMPLVQPAELWQETGRWELYGKELLRIKDRKDHDFCLGPTHEEVVTDIVRRDVKSYKDLPLILYQIAVKFRDEIRPRFGIMRAREFIMKDAYSFDADEEGLEKSYQKMYETYHRIFENCGLKFKAVEAHTGAIGGDVSHEFMVLAETGEDTIAFCEACGYASNIELTPAETSENYPQESPKPLEKVYTPGVRTAKEVADFLGLPVAKITKTLIYIVEENEAVAVCIRGDHEVNEIKLEKILGGKPFRMAKDEEIRRIAGASPGFIGPKGLKIKIIADKSLVGYPNFVIGANEDEYHYINANLGETFTPDMIADVRKATEGDLCPHCGKPLSFLKGIEVGHIFKLGTKYSLPMKAMFLDKDGQMKPFIMGCYGIGVSRVLAATIEQNHDEKGIIFPWQIAPVQIGIIPLKDSFKEKAESLYQGLSQKWDVLLDDRDERPGVKFNDLDLIGVPLQIILGKAFEEKGEVEIKQRKTGERVYLKPEEIENYVQGFAKKGA is encoded by the coding sequence ATGAGATTAAGCCGATATTTTATGCCTACCCTTCGCGAAGACCCTTCAGAGGCTGAAACAGTTAGTCATAAGTTGCTTTTAAGGGCCGGAATGATAAGAAAGTTAGCCTCTGGAATTTATAATTTTTTACCTTTAGGTTTTAAGGCCTTAAAGAAGATAGAACAAATAGTGAGAGAGGAAATGAATAAGGCAGGTGCTCTTGAAATACTTATGCCTTTGGTCCAGCCTGCTGAACTTTGGCAAGAAACAGGGAGATGGGAGCTTTATGGAAAAGAGCTTTTAAGGATAAAAGACAGAAAGGACCATGATTTTTGTCTTGGGCCTACCCATGAAGAGGTGGTAACCGATATCGTGAGAAGGGATGTTAAGTCTTATAAGGACCTACCTTTAATCCTTTATCAGATTGCGGTTAAGTTTAGAGATGAAATACGTCCCAGGTTTGGTATCATGAGGGCACGAGAGTTTATCATGAAAGATGCCTACAGTTTTGATGCTGACGAAGAAGGTTTAGAAAAAAGTTATCAGAAAATGTACGAAACCTATCATCGGATCTTTGAAAACTGTGGTCTTAAGTTTAAGGCTGTAGAGGCTCATACCGGAGCTATAGGAGGGGATGTTTCTCATGAGTTTATGGTACTTGCAGAAACTGGAGAAGACACCATAGCCTTTTGTGAAGCCTGTGGTTATGCTTCAAACATAGAGTTAACCCCTGCAGAAACTTCAGAAAACTACCCTCAAGAATCACCTAAGCCTTTAGAGAAGGTTTATACCCCAGGGGTAAGGACAGCTAAGGAAGTAGCAGACTTCTTAGGTTTACCTGTGGCAAAAATTACCAAAACCCTAATCTATATCGTAGAAGAAAACGAGGCTGTAGCAGTTTGTATAAGAGGAGACCATGAGGTAAACGAAATAAAACTTGAGAAGATTTTAGGTGGTAAACCCTTTAGGATGGCAAAGGATGAAGAAATAAGAAGAATAGCAGGAGCAAGTCCTGGTTTTATCGGTCCTAAGGGATTAAAGATAAAGATAATTGCCGATAAAAGTTTAGTTGGATATCCTAACTTTGTTATAGGTGCTAATGAAGACGAATATCACTATATCAACGCTAACCTTGGAGAAACCTTTACTCCAGACATGATAGCTGATGTCAGAAAAGCAACGGAAGGAGACCTTTGCCCTCATTGTGGAAAACCATTAAGTTTTTTGAAAGGGATTGAGGTAGGACATATTTTTAAACTTGGCACTAAATACAGCCTTCCCATGAAAGCCATGTTTCTTGATAAAGACGGCCAGATGAAACCTTTTATCATGGGGTGTTATGGTATAGGGGTTAGCAGGGTGCTTGCGGCAACCATAGAACAGAACCATGACGAAAAAGGTATCATTTTCCCCTGGCAAATAGCACCTGTTCAAATAGGAATTATACCTTTAAAAGATAGTTTTAAAGAAAAGGCAGAAAGTTTATACCAGGGTTTAAGTCAAAAGTGGGATGTTTTGCTTGATGACAGAGATGAACGCCCAGGGGTAAAGTTTAACGACCTTGATCTCATAGGGGTGCCTCTGCAAATCATCTTAGGTAAGGCTTTTGAAGAAAAAGGAGAGGTAGAAATCAAGCAAAGGAAGACAGGAGAAAGGGTATATCTTAAGCCTGAGGAAATAGAAAACTACGTCCAAGGGTTTGCGAAAAAGGGAGCTTAG
- a CDS encoding KUP/HAK/KT family potassium transporter, with protein MSQKIVKAIGLVFGDIGTSPIYTLPVIFLFLPPTKENVLGVLSLIFWTLIIIPTIQYTVLAMSLSLRGEGGTLILSEILRTLLRGRKRFLGSVVFLSFIGISFLMGDGVITPAISIMSAVEGISYIPGLRPLEKTEVVLLSVLIALGLFYFQKRGTEKVSGAFGPIMSLWFLSLFILGFLNLFLSPEVILAINPWYALEFFKQNGWKAYLILGEVILCATGSEAMYADMGHLGAKPIKRAWYLVLTALVVNYFGQGAFLLRHPESKSILFEMCLNTFASAYVPFLCLALMATVIASQAMISCMFSVVYQAMSARYLPLMRVKYTSPELHSQIYIGTINWFLFLAVVFIMFEFQTSTNLAAAYGLAVTGNMTITGIFLITIFYLKKRYSFLFLAVLTTSITFLYFTSTLFKLPHGGFWALVLAVIPFSIILLYTQGQKRLYKSLRFFNQKEFVTNFAKFYKENPKIQGKALYFIRDPEHFPPYVIENIFVHGILYEENIFVSLIRKNEPYGITTSFLEEICPGAKVFEIAYGYMERLKVEDILKEQGINERVIFYGLEDIETQHPVWKAYAFIKQISPHFVKFLNLPPAKLHGVLTRIEL; from the coding sequence ATGAGCCAAAAAATTGTTAAGGCTATAGGGCTTGTTTTTGGAGACATAGGAACAAGTCCTATCTATACCTTACCTGTTATTTTCCTTTTTCTGCCACCCACGAAAGAAAATGTTTTAGGCGTATTATCCTTGATCTTTTGGACTTTGATTATCATCCCTACCATTCAATACACCGTCTTAGCTATGAGTCTTAGTTTGCGAGGAGAAGGAGGCACTTTAATTCTTTCTGAGATTTTGCGTACTTTATTAAGAGGTCGTAAGAGATTTTTAGGCTCGGTGGTTTTTTTGTCTTTTATAGGTATTTCCTTTCTTATGGGAGATGGGGTTATCACCCCTGCCATAAGTATAATGAGTGCTGTAGAAGGAATTTCTTATATCCCTGGGTTAAGACCTTTAGAAAAAACAGAGGTAGTTTTACTCAGTGTGTTAATTGCTTTAGGTTTGTTTTATTTTCAGAAAAGAGGGACAGAAAAGGTTTCAGGGGCCTTTGGCCCTATCATGAGCCTTTGGTTTTTAAGTCTTTTTATCCTTGGTTTTTTAAACTTGTTTTTGAGTCCTGAGGTTATCTTAGCGATAAACCCTTGGTATGCCTTAGAGTTTTTCAAACAAAACGGTTGGAAGGCCTACTTAATCTTAGGAGAGGTTATCCTTTGTGCTACGGGCAGTGAAGCTATGTATGCTGACATGGGGCATCTTGGGGCAAAACCCATAAAAAGAGCTTGGTATTTAGTTCTAACAGCCCTGGTGGTGAACTATTTTGGCCAAGGGGCTTTTCTTTTAAGACATCCGGAGTCGAAAAGCATTCTTTTTGAGATGTGTTTAAATACCTTTGCTTCAGCTTATGTGCCTTTTTTGTGTTTAGCGTTGATGGCAACGGTGATCGCCTCTCAAGCTATGATCAGCTGTATGTTTAGTGTGGTTTATCAGGCGATGTCTGCCAGATATTTGCCTTTAATGAGAGTAAAGTATACTTCTCCTGAGCTACATTCTCAGATTTACATAGGAACGATCAATTGGTTTCTTTTCTTAGCCGTGGTTTTTATCATGTTTGAGTTTCAAACCTCTACCAATTTGGCAGCAGCTTACGGTCTTGCAGTTACAGGAAATATGACCATTACAGGGATTTTTCTCATCACGATTTTTTATCTTAAAAAACGATATTCTTTTTTATTTCTTGCAGTCTTAACCACCTCTATCACCTTTTTATACTTTACTTCAACCCTTTTTAAGCTTCCTCACGGAGGATTTTGGGCTCTGGTACTTGCTGTAATTCCTTTTTCCATAATACTTCTTTATACCCAAGGACAAAAAAGACTATATAAAAGCCTGAGGTTTTTCAATCAGAAAGAATTTGTGACTAATTTTGCTAAATTTTATAAAGAAAATCCTAAAATCCAAGGCAAGGCACTTTACTTTATCCGTGACCCTGAACATTTTCCCCCCTACGTTATCGAAAACATCTTTGTTCATGGGATTCTCTATGAAGAAAACATCTTTGTTTCCCTAATAAGAAAAAACGAGCCTTATGGTATTACCACCAGTTTTTTAGAAGAAATCTGCCCTGGAGCTAAGGTTTTTGAGATTGCTTACGGTTATATGGAAAGGCTCAAGGTTGAAGACATTTTAAAAGAACAGGGTATCAACGAACGGGTAATCTTTTATGGTCTTGAGGATATCGAGACTCAACATCCTGTCTGGAAGGCTTATGCCTTTATCAAACAAATCAGCCCCCATTTTGTTAAATTTCTTAATCTTCCTCCTGCTAAACTTCACGGAGTGTTAACCAGAATAGAGCTGTAA